Genomic window (Megamonas funiformis):
AAAAGAATGTTCAAGAATAGTATTTTAAATATCAGCTTTGGTCAAGGTGCTGGAAACATTGGGCAATTGATGGAACAGCAAGGAATATTAAATCTTGCAATAAATACCAGCAAGCAAGACCTAGACACACTAAATGTTAAACATAAATACTTAATTAAAAACGGACAAGGCTGCGGAAAAGACCGCAATAAGTCTAAGAAATTAGTTGTTAATGACTTTGAAAACATCTTGGCAGTAATCAACAATATTCTAGATACTAACAACACTATTAAACATATATTCATCGGTTTTACCATGGGTGGTGGCAGTGGTAGTGGTGGCGGTCCTATGCTCGCCAAACTAATCGCAAACGAATATTCAAATATAAATGTTTGTGTATATGCAGTAATACCATCTAAGAACGAGCCATTCAAGGCACAGTATAACGCCTGTGAATGTTATCGCGAGCTTATAAAAATCGAAAATCTAGGGAGTATGTTCTTCTTAGACAACAATAAACATGAGAACAAATTTATCATAAACCGATATTTTGTCGATGACCTAATGGAATTTCTTAAAATACCTGATGAAGATAAATCTTCTAAAGGAAATATCGACATCGAGGAAATGAATACAATTTTATCTTGTAACTTAATGATTAATATATCAGTAACTGATGAAAACAATCATAAAGTTAAGCCATCAATTTTAGTTGATACCGAATGTGATGGTTTTGTTAAATATATAGCTTTATCCAACGCTAAACAGAATTTATTAAAAGATATTCAGACTTCTGTTGGTTATCCATTAGATGCATTCTATACATTTAATAACAGAAAGATAAATGTAATAGTTTTAGCTGGATTGAGTTTACCTTCTTCCAGCATGAATGAAATTTTTGATTTAGTAAATCAAAGATCGACCATGATAACAAGAGAGAGTACAACAAAAGAATTAAAATTAAACGATATATTCTCATCTAATAAAAAGAAAAAAGAAGAAATAAAACGCTCACGTAAAGATATTTTTGCAGAGTTTATTTAATAGTAATGTAGTTTAAATGTAGTGTTGGTACTAGGTAAATGTAATATTAACGTAATCCTAGTACCAACTAAATGTAATGTAGACTGAATATTGAAAAAATAGGAGGTGCAAACATGAATAGATTAGAACTTATAGCCAACAATGTATTTGCAAGTAACTTCAATCACACGTTGCATGCATACATAGATATTGCAGGTGGTTTAGTAGAAGGTACATTACTTGGGCAAATCATGTATTGGTTTAGCCCTGATAAAAACGGCACCATACGTGCCCAAATAAAAAAAGACGGTGAATATTGGATTGCCAAAAAACGTTCCGATTGGTGGGACGAAATCCGTATAACAGATCGTCAATATGATAGAGCAATTAAAAGCTTGTTAGATAAAAATATTATCGTAATAGCTAAATATAAATTTTGTGGATTGCCAACACCTCATATTCGTCCTAACTATGAAAAAATAGGTGAGTTGCTTGACGAATATTTATGCAATATAAATTCAAAAATCGATACAAAAAAAAGTGCGCAAATAAGTGCGCAAAATACTACAGATGTGAAAACGGGAATTACACAAAGTGTAAAACGGGAATTACACAAAACGCAAAACGGGAATTACACAAAACGTAATTCCCATATAACAGAGCATACTACAGAGAATACTACAGAGAATAATAATATATGCGCAACTGAAACTTGCGCACAAGCACCTCAAAACATCGATGAAATGTTTAATAAGTTTTGGAAAGCATACCCAAAACGCAGAGATAAAAAAAGAGCTTACAAGGTTTTCATGAAGATAAAGCCAAATAACGAACTCTTACAGCAAATGCTAGACTGCATCGAGCGAGAAAAGAAATCGCTAGATTGGCTAAAGGATAACGGTCAATACATTCCTTATCCTTCTTCGTGGCTAAATGGCGAACGATGGAACGATGAGGATATAACGGATACGGTTACAATCATTGACAATAAGCCAAAAGCAGTACCAGTGGTAAAAAATGTTGCATTGGAAAGTCTAAGAAGTGCAGCAGAAAAAAGCACCAATACTCCAGCATTAGGAGATATTGGCGATATGTGGGGTGATGATGATGACTACTGATGAAGCAAGCAAATTAATAGCAATTTTCACTTGCGTAATGCCAAATACACAAAAATTTGACTTAGAAAATGCTGCCCCAGTATGGTCCTTAGTTTTGTCTGACATCACTTACGATGTCGGTAAAATGGCAGTTATAAAGATTTTGCGTAAAAAACAAATATCAATTTTACCTCTTCCAGGAGAGATACGCGAAGAAGCAAAAAACATTATGGCCAGCGTAAAAAAGAACGCACCGCCAGATGTATATACTGCATGGGACGAAGTAAAGAGAAAATTAGGGAGCGTATCTCGAAACGGTATCGACTGGAGCCACCCAATTATCCGTCGTACCGTTCAGCTTATTGGTGCTTATGAAATAGCCACAGCGACCTATGATATATTTCCTAGGTTTGCTAAGGTTTATGAAAGCCTCATAGCTAGAAAAGAAAATAACTACGAGAACAAAATATGCTATCAAATAGCACAGCAAAATTTAGACCTTTTCAACGGTATTGAAGCACCGATGACATTGACGCAAAAAGCCAATGAGAGAATGCTCAACGGTAAAGACGCAATTGAATTTGTAAAAGGAGCGTAACAATTATGGGCAAAATAGGAGAACCAGTAAAATGTGCAAATGATGGTTGCGATACTATATTTATTCGCAAAACATCAACAGAAAAATACTGTTGCGATGAATGTAAAAAAGACGCCATCAATCGCAAACGTCGTGAAAAAAGACATGGACGAAGCAACTTCACACCAGGAGTAAGCCGTTGCGCTTATTGTGGCAAAGAGTTTTGGCAAAAAACAAAGAACAACATTTACTGCTGCGAAAAATGTTGTCGAAGAGCTTTGAAAAAAAAAGCAGCACAAGAAAAAGGCAAAGAAATAAAAACTAGAAAGCCTAAACAACAAGTCCCAGAAAAACATATAATGCCAAAAGAAATGTTTGTTAAAAGATTGTCAAACGATTTATTTTGGGCACATAAGTGAGGTTATTTTTATGAATAAAAAAGATATTTTGGACGAAATGATAAAAATTTTAAATACAATGCCAGATGATAAAATAGATGGCTTTGTTTTAGCTATTTCAGGTCATGAAGGCTATAACGCATTTACACAGATATCAGCTAGTATAGATGATTTAAAAGTTAATACTAATGCATTTATATTAACAAAATTAGTTTATGTTTTATTAGACAACATGAATAAATACAGCGAAGAAGAAATTTTTAAACTAATGGAAAACATAGAGATACTGCCTGAAATATTAGCATTATACAAAAAAATGACAGAGCGTACATCAGGATATAAAAATTTAATCAGAAATTTACGAAAACAATATGAAAAAATGGAGAAGGATAAACATGAGTGAATTTATAAGTGGAAATGTGGGGATAGTTAGAAAAGAAGATATATTTTGTTTGGAGATATCAGAACCTGATTATACAACAAGTGGATATAGAATAATAGCTACTTGCTATAAAAATAACAAGCTACAAATAGTACACATAGAAAGAGGAAAGACTTTTTTTTATATATCTAAGAGTTTTGAACGAATGAAAAAAGAAATAGAAGGTATCGAATAATGAAAGTTAATGATATATGTTTTGAACTAGACGAGTTAATTAGCAAAATAAATTTAAACGAAGCTAATAACGATGAAATAAAAAACAAACTAACACAAATAAACAATACCTTAAAAGATACTATATTTCCAAAAAGAAAAATATATATAGTTATCGATGAAGGATTTATTCAAGGTGTTTATGCAAAAAAAGAAATAGCACAGAAAAAAGTTTTAGAAGGATTCGGCGGTCAGGCTGTCGAGTATTGGGTTGATGATGTTCTATGAAAGGTTGGGAGAACGTAACCGAGGAAGATATTCTTAAACTTAGCTACAAAAAGAATATCAAGCCCACAAGCAACACAAAAATAAGCACGGATAAAATAATAAAGAAAAACAAATATAACGCCGTTAAAACAAAAACAGACGGTATTATATTTGACAGCAAGGCAGAGGCTCAATATTATTCCGAGCTTTTGCTCTTGAAAAAAGCTGGTGTAGTGAAATCTTTTGTGATGCAAAAAGACTTCACACTTCAAGAAGCATTCACCAGAGAAAACGGTGAGCGAATAAAAGCTGTTCGCTACAAAGCTGACTTTGTGGTCCAATATACAGATGGTCACGAAGAAGTAGTTGATGTAAAAGGCATGAAAACAAGAGTTTACATCAACAAGAAAAAGCAGCTTCTTGAAAAATATCCAAATATCATTTTCAAGGAAGTGATGTGATGCTTACTTTAGGAGTTTTTGTTTTTGGTGGAATAATTGGATTTTTGGTTTGTGCCTTCTTTGTAGGTGCTAATCAAAATAAATGGAAATAAAGAGAGATTAATAACATTTTATAAAAATGGTGAAAGAGTATTAGAATCAGAACTTACTTTTAAATATATGGGTTAGGAGTGGTAACGATGAGAAATATACATTTGATTGAACAGTTCATGAAGGAAAATAATTTGAAATACGATGAACCATTTATTATTAAATGGAAATGGTTTAAAGAATATAAAGATATACAAAAAAAGGGCATAGTAAAAATTATTAAACGTATTTGTAATGGAAAAAGTTTTGTGAGCGTTGTTTCAATAGAAGGATTTTATGATTCTGAAAATCGTTGGAAAGATGATAGAGAAGATATGTCTAATCCACTTGATGAAGATAAACTTCTTTATGATATTGTATTTAACGATACAGTACAGGTTGTTAAAATTCCGTTTAAGCCTAAAAATGGAGGAGAATATTATAGAATTATTCATGGCTGGGATATTATTAAAGATACTTTTAGTGAAAGCAATGATTGTGATTGTGCGTTCTTTCTAATTGGTAATTGTTTTAGAACTAGAGAAGAAGCTGAAGCTAATCTAGAAAAAATAAAAAAATTATGTAGAAGAAATAAACCGTTGATTGATTTAAACGAGGTGGAATAAATGAAAAATGAAGATTTATTGAACGATTTTATGAAAGAAAATAATTTAAGTTATGATGAGCCTTTTTTTGTTAGTATAGATAACAAAACGAAAAGATATAAAATAGTTAAATCCACAAATAACTACGTACCAGAAGTATATGTTTTTTCGTCATTATTTAATGATTGGACATTAGCAGTGGAAGAAGCATTAACAAATATTTTATTTAATAATAACTTTAAAATCATATCGGCATGGAAGCCAAAACTAAATGAAGAATATTATTATTTTGACGGCAAAAATATTTATTGTTCTAGATGGAATAATTATTTTACTGATATAGCTTCATTTCTAACAGGAAATTGTTTTAAATCGGTAGAAGAAGCTGAAGCTAACAAAGAAAAAATAATGAAAATATTTAACCAAAATCAACCACTAATTAATTTATATGAGGCAGAATAATGAACCTTAAAACAAATAAAGAATACAAAGAAAAACAAGAACATTGTTTTTTATTCAATAAACCATACAAGCTAGAAAGATATAGTAAAATGTCTTATGCTGGCATGGCAATATATGATATTTTACACATGGTAGAAAAGCAAAAAGAACAATGGGGTGATGAAAAACATTTATCACCTCATCAATGGTTAGGACTTATAGCAGAAGAGATAGGCGAAATGACAGAGGCTGTCAATGAAACTTATTTACCAAACAGAACCAAAGAACATTTAGGCGGTATTGAACATATTCAAGAAGAAGCCATTCAGGCTATGGCTTTAATGGTTAGATTTCTTGAAAGTATAAACGAGGAGCAAACAAATGATTGATATATATAAACCATGAAAAAATATTTTGCCAAAGAAAAATAAAGGCATTGATTATTATAGAAGTAAAATTATTAAAAAAAAGATAGCAGAAAGAGAAAGACACTTTGAAAATATGGTGAGATTTTCTTACAACGAAATGATAACAGCAGCAAAAAGAAATTTGCCATATATAAAACCTTGTCCATTTTGTGGTGGCGAAGCTGTTTTATATGGTCGCGATATTGATGATTCAGATTTAGATACATTGGTTATTTCAGACACAGGAAAACTAATGAACCCAAATATCAATTTATTTAGCCTAGTAATAAAATGCACTATATGTGGTGTTGAAAAAGAAACAGATACTATATATAGTTGTTGTGAAGCAGAAAATAAAGCAGCTATAGAGTTTGCCATTAATCAATGGAATAGAAGAGTTAGAGAAGGAGAATGTATTGATGCTGAATTTAAAGAAGAAGAAAAGGAGTGATAAAGTGAAGTTAGTATATAAACCTTTTAGTAATGAAAATAAAATTAATATAGCGGTTGCTTCTAAGCAATCGCTATTAGCCTTAATAAAAATAATGAAAGAAAATAATTCATTTGATACAAGCAAAGGTAAGATATTTTTAGTTGATAATAAGCATGAGGAAGAAGTGATTATATGAATAAAGTAATATTAGCTGGAAGGCTAACTAAAGACCCAGAAGTACGTTATACACAAACAGGAAAAGCAGTGGCGAGCTTCACTTTAGCTGTTAATCGTAGGTTTACAAAAGAAAAAGATAAACAGCAAGCCGATTTTATTCCAATTGTTATATGGGATAAACTAGCTGAAGTATGTGGAAATTACCTGGTAAAAGGTACTCAAGTTTTAATTGAAGGTCGTATTCAAATACGAAACTACGATGCTAAAGATGGAAGTAAGCGTTATGTAACTGAAGTCATAGCTCAATCAGTTGAATTTATGGGGTCTAAATCTACAACTAATACTGGTGGTGCAGTTCCAGAAGCTGCTAAAAGTTTTGGAAGTGAAATACCACCAGATGAAGAAATTCCATTTTAAAAAATAACTTCTTTAGTCAGGCAGGACTTAAAGGAGGAATGTATATATGTCATCATCATTGTTCGATAAAAGTATTATTTTCAAAAAAATTGAAAGTAATTTTAAAATGTATTCTCAAATAAAAAAAGAATACGAATGTGTTTTAAATGAACGTAGGTTTGATTATAAAACTGGTGGAAGTAATGGCAAAGCTTTAATAAATGATAAAACAGCCAATGAAGCCATAAGAGAAATAGAGCCACCTTATATATCAAAAATTTATATAGATGTTTACGATAACAAAGGAAATGTTTTTATTAAAAAAATTAAAGACCCGCTAAAGTGGGTCCAGCTTTATGAATGGGTGAAAGAAAACACCTTAAAAAATAAAATACAAAGTATTGTTTTTAATGGTAGATATATAAAAGGTGAAAACCATACTGTTACCACAGTAGAAAACAATATATCGACTCAATTATATTTTGATGCTAGAAGCGAAATACTACATACCACTTTAGCAGGAGCTTGTCAAATGGGCATTATAAAAGTTATGTAAATAAAAATAAAGGCTAGGAATATTAATTCCTAGCCTTTTATTAATGTAAATATTTCAACATTTGTACAAGATATTTACCTTTAAAATCAACTTCTTCATCAGCATCTAATGGTCTTTTATCAAATGCCACAAATCCATTTCTACTGTAAAATTCCTTTAATTTCTCATTATCTTCACATTCAAGATAAACTATTTTTCCACCAACAACAGCCTGTACTTTTTCTACTTCTTTACAAGCAAGTTCTAATAATTCATCACCTGTAATCAATGAGGGAAATCTTGTATTTTTCCCTAATTGAGCTATTAATGGAGCGGTTATAACATATATTTTAAAGTTTGGTTCATAAGTGCCAAATTTAGCAATCCTTTTTCGCATTGTATTACTAATAGCTTTTGACCTTGATTTTACTGAAAAATTTTTATTAGCAATAGTAAAATAGCCAGCAATTTCATATTTATTTTTATATGAAGCAAGAACTAATTGTGTTTTTGATAATCCTTTTTTAGAAAATTCTATTGCCTTACAATGCAAAAAATTGTCAACATCTGAATTTAAATTATTTTCAAATGTTGACAATATATTTTTTGTTTCATCTTCGGTTTTCTTTTTTAAAACATCATCTAATTTTACTAATAAATAACCTTCCATTCAACAACCCCTATTATTAAAAAATTCTATCAATGTCATCTTCTGTTGCAGTTCTATAACCCCTAGAAAATACAACTTCTTTTCTTGTTTTTCCTTTTGCATTTTCTAGTGCATTAATTAATGAACGACAACTTTTTTTATCTTTAATAACAATATTTTTTAAAATGCTCTTTGTTGCCATAATAAAGTCCCCCAAAAATACCACGCAAAAACCGTGCAAAAAACATGCAAAATAACCTTTATATTTAAAGTATAATATCAAAAATATGTATTAGTCAATGAATTTTTACATTTTTATGTAAATTATTTAATTAACTATATTTATATAAAAGGCTAGGAATTAACGTTCCTAGCCTTTTATTTTACCAACTTAGAGCTTCTGCTCCTTGATAGTATTCTGGAGTATCTTTTTCTTTTAATCGTTCTCTTCTATCTTTTTTACGGTCTTTTCTAGCTTTTACTATTGTACTTCTTTTCACTCCTAACTCTTTTAATTTTTTTGCATATGGTGCAAGGTTTTCTTTTCGCTCTTCTGCATCGAGGTAATCATCAATAGCATTTTGTTTTTCTTTTGATGTCTTATTCATATTGTAATATTTAAGCGATCCTAATTCGGTATCTATAGCTTCATTTGTAGATTTAAAGCCCATACCACGAATAATTCTACTCATAGCATCATCATATTTTGTTGTAATTCGTCCTCTTCCGTCCTTGCTTTCACCAATAGCAGCGGTATATATATTATACATACCTGGTGATATAGAACGTAACATTCCTAAATTATCACCTTTTGTAGCATTTAAATAAAATTGAGCAATAGTACCGCCAGTAGCACCGCCGAATTTTTCCATAGCTTTAATTACAGGGTTTGCATCTTTGTTATAATCTTCTCCTAATCCTGGTATTATATCATTCATACCAACACGAGAACTAATATCTATACCAACGTTACTCAAACCACCATACAATAATGTTCTTATAGCTACTCTTTCTGGCAAATTTGCGTCTTTACTAGCTTCTAATAAAAATTGTCTTACTGCTTGTTTTGGACTTACACCAAATACAGGTTCAGAAATCAAGCCAACAAGAGCCCATAACAAATCTTCTGCTGGTAAACCAAATGCACCCGCAAAGAAAATCCAACCACCCCAGAATGTAGCTTTTTGTTGCCATGTTGCGTCTTTTTTACCATTAAACGGAATAAAATCACGCATTAACTCAAATTGTTTTATAGGATATTTCATAAACTGAAATAACACCTGGCTTATAATGCTTCCACGTCTGAATACGTTTGGAGCATCATTTACGCCATAATCAAAGTTAGCCTTACGGTTTATATCACGAGCATATTTAACAGCATCATCATGATTTTTATTTAATACATTTCTTGCTTTTCTATATGCTGCAAGAATAGTTGCACAACGTGCTAATCTTTCTGAAGCTTTAAATAAAATCATTGAGCGGTCGCCCCATTTACCAAAGCTTGTTTTACTATAACCAGCACCACTATCAAGCCCTAATTCATGAAGTACGCCCGTATCTTCCATGGCTTTTCTTTCATCAGGTTTTAATTTTGCTATTCTCTTTTCTGTTTGACTTTCTTTTAAAGCAGCGATATCTTTTGCAGCCTTCATTACTTCACTAGCAGCTTTTATAGGATTTTTATCTGTTAGTAATGCTGTCGTATTTAAAAGTTGTGTTAAATTAAGCATAGCCGATGACACATTCCATACACCGAGTTTTAAAATAGATATTTTATTTGTTATATTACCAGCAACAGATAATGCAGCTCTTTCACCATAACGCGATGTAAATAAATATCTCCACAGTCTGCGATTATTGAGCCATGTACTTATAGAATTTTCTAATGCTGATGGATTACCGTTTACATCATTGATATAGTCTTTGATATATCTAGCTGTACCATTAAGATATTTATTATCCGTACCAATTCTTCCATATATACGTTCAAAATAAGAAATGGCCTTAGGTTTAAATTCTGTTTCTAATGCTTCATATCTACAAGCACTATTGAAGTAATGTCTTAACACCCAATTTAAATCTTTATCTTCATATCCTTTAGCACCTGTTCTATGCTGGATATTTCCAAAGAAACGATGTTTACTAGAGCGTCTTACCTTGTTTTTATTATCACCTTTTTTATTCAAAAGTTGTTTGACGACATCAATACTCATATCAAATTCATTTGCAATACGTTTATTTATTTTTTTATAAGCACCATCGCCAACCATTTCAGCATAATATTCTTCATCAATTCCGACCTCATTAAAATCAAACCTTTTAGGGCAAATTATTAACTTAGCATTTTCATTGTCTTTTAAATACTGTTCTGCTTTTTTATAGGCTTCTTTTACATTTCTTCCACTATCCACAGTTGTAGTAGTTCCATCATCATTTTGAAGTACTACATAGAAATCATGGAAAAAGTGTGGTACATATCCTTCTAATTTATTTACTTTTGGAATAGCTTCACGATATTTAACAGTATATAGCTTGTTATTATCAAGGTTTATTTTTTCGCCTTTTGGTGTACTGTAATCATCGCCGTAAATATGAGTGCTTCCATCTTTTTCCGTTACTCCTTCTTTTTCTTCTAAAATTTGAATAGCTTCATTATTTCTTAGAGCTTCTAATTGTTCTTTATTGCAAACATCTTGTCTTATATGACTAGGGCGAATCTCATACGTTACCAAAACATCGTCCTTATCTTTTTCACTTTGAACCTCATCTAAGATATTGACGAATTTATTTTGTTTTAATCCTTCAAGTTTACTTTTAGAAATAATTTCTGATTTTGTTTGTATTTGCGTTCTAGCTCTATTTATTAACTCATAGCACTCATTTAAAAGACCTCTAATAGCAATATATGCTTTAGCTGTACCTTTTTTTACTCCTGTTTCTTCTACGATTTTATCTGCACGTTTTTCAAAATCAGTTATGCCTTTTCCATACTCTTCGCTTAATGCATCACCTTTAAACATCAAGTCATTTAATTCCTCTATATCCTTATCTTTGTTTTCAAGATAATCAAACGCTTCATTTAATTGTTTATTATAGTAACTACGATTTTTAAGCAATTTGCGCATAGCATTATCAGCATAAGTAAGTACAGGTTTAAATGCTA
Coding sequences:
- a CDS encoding DUF1064 domain-containing protein, whose amino-acid sequence is MKGWENVTEEDILKLSYKKNIKPTSNTKISTDKIIKKNKYNAVKTKTDGIIFDSKAEAQYYSELLLLKKAGVVKSFVMQKDFTLQEAFTRENGERIKAVRYKADFVVQYTDGHEEVVDVKGMKTRVYINKKKQLLEKYPNIIFKEVM
- a CDS encoding Lar family restriction alleviation protein, encoding MPKKNKGIDYYRSKIIKKKIAERERHFENMVRFSYNEMITAAKRNLPYIKPCPFCGGEAVLYGRDIDDSDLDTLVISDTGKLMNPNINLFSLVIKCTICGVEKETDTIYSCCEAENKAAIEFAINQWNRRVREGECIDAEFKEEEKE
- a CDS encoding single-stranded DNA-binding protein; its protein translation is MNKVILAGRLTKDPEVRYTQTGKAVASFTLAVNRRFTKEKDKQQADFIPIVIWDKLAEVCGNYLVKGTQVLIEGRIQIRNYDAKDGSKRYVTEVIAQSVEFMGSKSTTNTGGAVPEAAKSFGSEIPPDEEIPF